The following are encoded in a window of Campylobacterota bacterium genomic DNA:
- a CDS encoding type II secretion system protein, with product MYKAKKASFTLLELCIVMALFCFLASLSLQLFLPNSRSIMHTQLGGMQKLFVYLQQKSIASNQDHILFINQANNSFSCSINGTLNTYNLQRQLAFGFIAGSLGPPAKPIKPIEAFTTFKQHENLHMVTFFANGTISVGALYIVDDKKTVMGALTCSVSQVSCVRKYLYTGSSWALI from the coding sequence ATGTATAAAGCAAAAAAAGCGTCATTTACATTGCTTGAGCTCTGCATTGTTATGGCGCTTTTTTGTTTTTTGGCAAGCCTTTCATTACAGCTCTTCTTGCCAAACAGTCGATCTATCATGCACACCCAGCTTGGGGGTATGCAGAAGCTTTTTGTCTATTTGCAACAAAAATCCATCGCTAGCAACCAAGACCACATACTTTTTATTAATCAAGCAAACAACTCATTTTCATGTTCAATCAATGGGACCCTCAACACGTACAATCTTCAGCGGCAACTTGCCTTTGGATTTATAGCCGGCTCTCTCGGCCCTCCCGCAAAACCAATCAAACCCATTGAGGCTTTCACTACATTTAAACAGCATGAAAACCTACACATGGTAACTTTTTTTGCCAATGGGACAATTTCTGTTGGCGCTTTGTATATAGTTGATGACAAAAAGACGGTCATGGGGGCTTTGACCTGCAGTGTATCTCAGGTATCCTGTGTAAGGAAGTATCTGTACACGGGGAGCTCATGGGCGTTGATATGA
- a CDS encoding Holliday junction branch migration protein RuvA: MFDQINGKIVAVGQKNATVMTGGIGFALTIPQTGHLVLGQEAQIFTYFHWSSENGPSIFGFSSELERSTFQLIITCPKIGPGIAIGILGQLSAAQFLQAVASQNEAALSALNGIGKKKAEQIVVTLKDKVHDLISKGISEGDDQHQENFVMWQQLSDVLSSLNYSRQEISHAVKYLSSKHKGQQPSLDQLIRNALSYLSASKHTNV, encoded by the coding sequence ATGTTTGATCAAATTAATGGAAAGATAGTCGCCGTCGGACAAAAAAATGCTACCGTCATGACCGGCGGCATTGGCTTTGCCCTGACTATACCACAAACAGGCCACCTTGTGCTCGGCCAAGAAGCACAGATCTTCACATACTTTCACTGGAGCTCAGAAAATGGACCGAGTATTTTTGGCTTCAGCTCTGAGCTTGAGCGCAGTACATTTCAACTTATCATCACCTGCCCCAAGATTGGGCCTGGCATTGCCATTGGTATTTTAGGACAACTTAGCGCAGCACAGTTTCTGCAAGCAGTTGCAAGCCAAAATGAAGCAGCACTCAGTGCACTCAATGGCATTGGCAAGAAAAAAGCAGAACAAATTGTTGTCACACTCAAAGATAAAGTACATGACCTGATTAGCAAAGGGATTAGTGAAGGTGACGATCAACATCAAGAAAATTTTGTCATGTGGCAACAACTCAGTGATGTGCTCAGCTCGCTCAACTATTCACGCCAAGAAATTTCACATGCCGTTAAATACCTGAGCAGCAAACACAAAGGGCAGCAACCAAGTCTTGATCAATTGATTAGAAATGCCCTTTCATACCTGTCCGCATCTAAACACACAAATGTATAA
- a CDS encoding ankyrin repeat domain-containing protein, which produces MKKTIHCLALVTIFSMTAVSAAEIAMRPFQRWSREVLPKLARYNQERADVIKQGGRVDVEESLLQELKDELQKMIVAEGLLYSQKLHLIKRITRYAAHWNVQKSDLIISDYVVQVISKAPTKTKAIVDAFSMKLAFDVSKVSQSMLKVLSGYSCDADHYQKQGFFWYMCHYFSLPPDSIPESVVPREGSEELTRFARGALKAEGIVKKDDSALKISDFVTTHLHLREEMARLRYLDGELFAGVINGESHKVCCSIRDGADIDVRGTELGVTPLACALMAHKGGQASLEMINLLLNKNADKHIRFFNGQTVMHIVVEHCPYLVDMFLREGLQVDKQDFDGITPIDIARERGLEHVVEKLEQRQKEFAFIPWLS; this is translated from the coding sequence ATGAAAAAAACTATACATTGTTTAGCATTAGTGACTATTTTTTCTATGACTGCAGTGTCTGCTGCTGAAATAGCAATGAGACCATTTCAGCGTTGGTCAAGAGAGGTTTTGCCAAAACTTGCACGTTACAATCAAGAGAGAGCTGACGTCATTAAGCAGGGCGGCCGTGTAGATGTTGAAGAGAGCTTACTTCAAGAGTTGAAAGATGAGTTACAAAAAATGATAGTAGCAGAAGGTCTTTTGTATAGTCAGAAACTACACCTTATCAAGCGAATTACGCGTTATGCAGCCCACTGGAATGTGCAAAAAAGCGATCTGATCATTTCTGACTATGTAGTACAAGTTATTAGCAAAGCTCCGACAAAGACAAAGGCTATTGTTGATGCGTTTAGCATGAAGCTAGCGTTTGATGTTTCTAAAGTTTCTCAGTCTATGCTTAAGGTTCTTTCTGGCTATTCTTGTGATGCTGATCATTATCAAAAGCAGGGTTTTTTCTGGTACATGTGTCATTATTTTTCTCTGCCACCAGATTCTATACCAGAGTCTGTTGTGCCAAGAGAAGGTAGTGAAGAACTGACGCGTTTTGCTCGTGGTGCGCTCAAGGCTGAAGGTATAGTTAAAAAAGATGATAGTGCTTTGAAAATATCAGATTTTGTTACAACTCATCTTCACCTACGAGAAGAGATGGCACGGCTGCGTTACTTGGATGGAGAGTTGTTTGCTGGGGTTATAAATGGAGAGAGTCATAAAGTTTGTTGTTCTATTCGTGATGGTGCCGACATTGATGTACGAGGAACTGAGCTTGGCGTTACTCCTCTTGCCTGTGCGCTTATGGCTCACAAAGGAGGTCAGGCAAGCCTTGAGATGATTAACCTTCTGCTTAATAAAAATGCCGACAAACACATACGATTTTTTAATGGGCAGACAGTGATGCACATTGTTGTAGAGCACTGTCCATATTTAGTTGATATGTTTTTAAGAGAAGGACTTCAAGTTGATAAGCAAGATTTTGATGGCATAACACCAATTGATATAGCACGTGAGCGTGGTCTGGAGCATGTTGTTGAAAAGCTTGAACAACGTCAAAAGGAGTTTGCTTTTATCCCTTGGCTTTCATAA
- a CDS encoding ankyrin repeat domain-containing protein, which translates to MKKIMFSLAVVVFIPSVTFAAEELLTLVTLAFDQQSSLSQYWEQEILRPLKVLDDKLFNERGKVCDGQDSNFSVKQNLKQVLQVRIEELVISNEVPVELKINYLRRVAKYLYHWEPDEVLICLRKGICKLVESCSDDGLRAKVLVNILKDLPRFPGLFFRQACSLLVQDNVGIREKGFLWFFYRFCLMCSDIDFFEGEGLDNRPEDLFPSSDKVVPASGEDLPVFARGVLEAEELMIHYERRHEIWNGLKGVDRLREKVDELHHLDNLLCHAIKSGNTQVAGQYVQVGGNPNAKRGSGEFAPLSLLLCYPKEREDLNLAEVVKELIAQGADVNVTIYSRETLLHLAASNGLVDIAELLLTAGADIYARDDSSRTPLDRAREKGHNDCVKFLEEYVVQKKGE; encoded by the coding sequence ATGAAAAAAATTATGTTTTCTTTGGCGGTGGTTGTTTTTATACCTTCAGTGACATTTGCTGCTGAAGAGCTGTTGACACTCGTAACACTGGCGTTCGATCAACAGTCTTCGCTAAGTCAGTATTGGGAACAAGAAATTTTACGACCGCTTAAGGTATTGGATGATAAGCTTTTTAATGAACGTGGCAAAGTGTGTGACGGACAGGACAGTAATTTTAGTGTTAAGCAAAATCTGAAGCAGGTGTTGCAGGTTCGTATAGAGGAGTTGGTTATTTCAAATGAAGTTCCTGTTGAACTGAAAATTAACTATCTAAGACGCGTAGCAAAATATTTGTATCATTGGGAACCAGATGAAGTTCTCATATGTTTGAGGAAGGGTATATGCAAGCTTGTTGAGTCTTGCAGTGATGACGGGCTACGTGCAAAAGTTCTTGTCAATATTCTTAAGGACTTGCCGAGATTTCCAGGTCTTTTTTTTAGGCAAGCATGTTCGCTGCTTGTCCAAGATAACGTTGGAATACGTGAAAAAGGTTTTTTATGGTTCTTTTATCGATTTTGCCTTATGTGTTCTGACATAGATTTTTTTGAAGGGGAAGGGCTTGATAACCGACCAGAAGATCTTTTCCCATCATCGGACAAAGTTGTTCCAGCTAGCGGTGAAGATTTACCTGTCTTTGCTCGTGGAGTTTTGGAAGCTGAAGAGCTTATGATTCATTATGAGCGTCGGCATGAAATTTGGAATGGATTGAAAGGAGTCGATCGCCTACGAGAAAAAGTAGATGAGTTACACCACCTTGATAATCTACTTTGTCATGCTATTAAATCTGGAAATACTCAAGTAGCAGGTCAATATGTGCAAGTAGGTGGTAACCCCAATGCTAAGCGCGGCTCGGGTGAGTTTGCCCCACTCTCTCTTCTCCTTTGTTACCCTAAAGAACGCGAAGATCTTAACCTTGCAGAGGTTGTTAAAGAGCTTATTGCACAAGGAGCTGATGTAAATGTGACAATCTATAGCCGAGAAACACTACTTCATCTTGCTGCAAGTAATGGTCTTGTCGATATAGCTGAGCTACTGCTTACGGCTGGAGCTGACATATATGCGCGTGATGACAGCAGTAGAACACCGCTTGATCGAGCGCGAGAAAAAGGGCACAACGATTGTGTCAAATTTTTAGAGGAATATGTCGTACAGAAAAAGGGTGAGTAG
- a CDS encoding ankyrin repeat domain-containing protein: MKKVLCCLVVAFVIFPVVFAAELQLSLAQRWEQVILPPLKAHFDQNFEKRWQGNSQYSSLDQDAQQALQHELQILVASEEMSFEEKISCLNRMEGYLQFYEGNEALARCWLQGLINLITGYQSSQDKAKALVYAMKKGSTNYITVFMDLAFSLLQEDAVEVYDKGFLWYAFISHLKPEHQNKIPNNVVPQPGDEQNLITFARGALKAEEITLHFERRYDVWRGLDDVAHLRAKADELHQLDHVLWHVAADGDIEKIIEEFEKGGDINAKRHSWQLTPLIQLLCFNYNKDNLVQIVTELLARGADVNICGAGGGTSLHYAAENGLVAIVPLLLAAGADIYVRDIQSRTPLDRAKEKGHANVIELLKAHERLLERGQPSLNVQSEFKRPRLVD; this comes from the coding sequence ATGAAAAAAGTTTTATGTTGCTTGGTCGTAGCGTTTGTTATATTTCCAGTAGTATTTGCAGCTGAGCTGCAACTTTCTCTTGCGCAGCGTTGGGAGCAAGTAATTTTGCCACCACTGAAGGCTCATTTTGACCAAAATTTTGAGAAACGTTGGCAGGGAAATTCTCAGTATTCTAGTTTGGATCAAGATGCTCAACAAGCACTGCAGCATGAGTTGCAGATATTAGTTGCCTCGGAAGAAATGTCTTTTGAAGAAAAAATCAGTTGTCTGAATCGAATGGAAGGATATTTGCAATTTTATGAAGGGAATGAGGCTTTGGCACGTTGTTGGTTGCAAGGTTTGATCAATCTGATTACGGGCTACCAGAGTTCTCAAGATAAAGCGAAAGCGCTGGTATACGCAATGAAAAAAGGCTCAACAAATTATATTACGGTATTCATGGATTTGGCTTTTTCATTGCTACAAGAAGATGCCGTTGAAGTCTATGATAAAGGTTTTTTGTGGTATGCATTCATCAGCCATCTCAAACCAGAACATCAAAATAAAATTCCTAACAATGTAGTTCCACAGCCAGGCGATGAGCAAAATTTAATAACGTTTGCTCGTGGTGCACTGAAGGCTGAAGAGATTACGCTGCATTTTGAAAGACGCTATGATGTTTGGCGTGGCCTTGATGATGTTGCTCACTTGCGAGCTAAGGCTGATGAGCTTCATCAGTTGGATCATGTACTTTGGCATGTTGCCGCTGATGGTGATATTGAAAAAATAATTGAGGAATTTGAGAAGGGGGGCGATATCAATGCTAAGCGTCACTCTTGGCAACTCACACCCTTGATTCAGCTGCTTTGCTTTAATTATAACAAAGACAATCTTGTACAGATTGTGACAGAGCTATTGGCTCGAGGAGCAGATGTAAATATATGTGGAGCTGGAGGAGGAACCTCGCTTCATTATGCTGCAGAAAATGGATTGGTTGCTATTGTGCCACTTTTGCTGGCTGCGGGAGCAGATATCTATGTGAGAGACATTCAAAGTAGAACACCGCTTGACCGAGCAAAAGAAAAAGGCCACGCCAACGTTATTGAGTTACTAAAAGCTCATGAGCGGTTGCTCGAGCGTGGCCAACCATCGTTGAATGTGCAAAGTGAGTTCAAGCGACCAAGACTTGTAGATTAA
- a CDS encoding trypsin-like peptidase domain-containing protein — MKRSMAYVVVGAVFLSSVMFAETAGEERYTYEKLESETLQTRHERSISDPELSWDEVTQRTSQSVVQVFSYIRNYDVSCPWNMSDRTACRGSGFFVSNDGHIVTNFHVIRKADPIYVTIFAAGKERFEVEFIGGSSKRDFALLKLKEYELARVKKILGVDEITYLSLGDSDKVVPGQEIRIYGYPLGDEYSLKASSGIVSGLTEGPVGSFIQTTVPTNPGNSGGPAVNKQGHVIGIASAGKLLSRTERAHGANLLVPTNTFSVLFSQIKKGKIVREPFWGFKYRPMTRATSEFFGVPVDGGIYVAKVEDESIAAQAGLQDGDIICKIAELDVDRFGYVQAPWNKEKISLLDIFARLFFDTDVTVQVWRDGIYVDLSCKIVPEPYSPIDIFHPWIDKSPEFEVLGGIVFVEATYNHLMDFFDEGYFGPAIINSYGKYLSREGRAEPRICITNIFPEGEVCQVRAIHHDDLIIESVNGQAVRTIDDFRRAVLEYTNNGIVSFVTESNARFDMFVEDILQIDPILAGRYNFVLSDLFKRLVQLRGGLESRQCEVTA, encoded by the coding sequence ATGAAACGTTCCATGGCGTACGTGGTTGTAGGTGCGGTGTTTTTGTCGTCGGTTATGTTTGCAGAGACGGCGGGAGAAGAGCGCTATACCTACGAAAAATTAGAAAGTGAAACATTGCAAACACGGCATGAGCGTTCGATTTCAGACCCTGAACTTTCTTGGGACGAAGTGACACAACGTACTTCTCAGTCTGTTGTGCAAGTGTTTTCATACATCAGAAATTATGATGTGTCCTGCCCATGGAATATGTCTGATCGTACTGCGTGTCGTGGTTCAGGTTTTTTTGTCAGCAATGATGGTCACATCGTTACCAATTTTCATGTCATCAGGAAAGCGGATCCAATTTATGTAACTATTTTTGCTGCGGGCAAAGAGCGTTTTGAAGTAGAGTTTATTGGTGGTTCATCAAAGCGTGATTTTGCTCTGCTCAAGCTCAAAGAGTATGAACTTGCTCGAGTCAAAAAGATTCTAGGTGTTGATGAGATTACTTATCTTTCTCTTGGCGACTCTGACAAAGTTGTTCCTGGCCAAGAGATTCGTATTTACGGATATCCGCTTGGTGATGAGTATTCGCTTAAAGCGTCTTCAGGTATCGTCTCTGGATTGACAGAGGGGCCTGTTGGTAGTTTTATTCAGACAACAGTACCAACAAACCCGGGTAACTCTGGTGGGCCGGCGGTTAATAAGCAAGGCCATGTCATAGGCATAGCATCTGCTGGCAAGCTGCTGAGCAGGACTGAGCGAGCCCATGGTGCCAACTTACTTGTGCCGACCAATACTTTCAGTGTGCTCTTTTCTCAAATTAAAAAAGGAAAAATTGTACGCGAGCCATTTTGGGGCTTTAAGTATCGCCCAATGACGCGTGCAACAAGTGAGTTTTTTGGAGTACCGGTTGATGGCGGTATTTATGTAGCCAAGGTCGAAGATGAATCTATTGCAGCGCAGGCAGGGCTGCAGGATGGTGATATTATTTGTAAAATTGCTGAGCTGGACGTTGATCGCTTTGGGTATGTACAGGCTCCATGGAATAAAGAAAAAATAAGCCTGCTCGATATTTTTGCACGGTTATTTTTTGATACTGATGTTACTGTTCAGGTCTGGCGTGACGGGATATATGTTGATTTGAGCTGCAAAATTGTTCCAGAGCCATATAGCCCTATTGATATTTTCCATCCTTGGATTGATAAATCGCCCGAGTTTGAAGTGCTTGGTGGTATTGTATTTGTTGAAGCAACCTACAACCATCTCATGGACTTTTTTGATGAAGGGTACTTTGGCCCAGCTATAATAAATAGCTATGGTAAATACTTATCACGCGAGGGAAGAGCTGAACCGCGTATTTGCATTACCAACATCTTCCCAGAAGGAGAGGTGTGTCAGGTTCGCGCTATTCATCATGATGATCTTATTATTGAGTCTGTTAACGGGCAAGCAGTGCGTACCATTGATGATTTTCGTAGAGCGGTGTTGGAATATACCAACAATGGAATCGTTTCGTTTGTTACAGAAAGTAATGCACGGTTTGATATGTTTGTTGAAGATATTTTGCAGATTGATCCAATCTTGGCTGGGCGTTACAATTTTGTACTTTCAGATTTATTTAAGCGGCTTGTACAGTTGCGTGGTGGGCTTGAAAGTAGGCAGTGTGAGGTTACTGCATAA